From the genome of Camelus dromedarius isolate mCamDro1 chromosome 19, mCamDro1.pat, whole genome shotgun sequence, one region includes:
- the LTA gene encoding lymphotoxin-alpha: MTPLGRLYLLRVCSTPLLLLLLGLLLALPPEAQGLPPSAARTTHQQPPKHFAQGTLKPAAHLVGDPSTQDLLRWKANTDRAFLRHGFSLSNNSLLVPTSGLYFVYSQVVFSGEGCFPKATPTPLYLAHEVQLFSSQYPFHVPLLSAQKSVCPGPQGPWVRSVYQGAVFLLTRGDQLSTHTDGISHLLLSPSSVFFGAFAL; encoded by the exons ATGACACCACTTGGACGTCTCTACCTCCTGAGGGTGTGCAgcacccccctcctcctcctccttctaggGCTGCTGCTGGCCCTGCCACCTGAGGCCCAG GGACTCCCACCCTCAGCTGCACGGACTACCCATCAGCAACCCCCGAAGCATTTCGCCCAAGGCACCCTCAAACCTGCTGCTCACCTTGTTG GAGACCCGAGCACCCAGGACTTGCTTCGCTGGAAGGCAAACACAGATCGTGCCTTCCTCCGCCATGGCTTCTCTTTGAGCAACAATTCCCTCCTGGTCCCCACCAGTGGCCTCTACTTCGTCTACTCCCAGGTGGTCTTCTCTGGAGAAGGCTGCTTCCCcaaggccacccccacccctctctatCTGGCCCACGAGGTCCAGCTCTTCTCCTCCCAGTACCCCTTCCATGTGCCTCTCCTCAGTGCTCAGAAGTCCGTGTGCCCGGGGCCGCAGGGACCTTGGGTGCGCTCGGTGTACCAGGGGGCTGTGTTCCTGCTCACCCGGGGAGACCAGCTATCCACTCACACAGACGGCATCTCCCACCTGCTCCTCAGCCCCAGTAGCGTATTCTTTGGAGCCTTTGCTCTGTAG
- the TNF gene encoding tumor necrosis factor, with amino-acid sequence MSTESMIRDVELAEEALPKKAGGPQGSRRCLCLSLFSFLLVAGATTLFCLLHFGVIGPQKEELMTGLQLMNPLAQTLRSSSQASRDKPVAHVVADPAAQGQLQWEKRFANTLLANGVKLEDNQLVVPTDGLYLIYSQVLFSGQRCPSTPVFLTHTISRLAVSYPNKANLLSAIKSPCQGDTSEEAEAKPWYEPIYLGGVFQLEKDDRLSAEINMPNYLDFAESGQVYFGIIAL; translated from the exons ATGAGCACTGAAAGCATGATCCGGGACGTGGAGCTGGCAGAGGAGGCGCTCCCCAAGAAGGCAGGGGGCCCCCAGGGCTCCAGAAGGTGCTTGTGCCTcagcctcttttccttcctccttgtcGCAGGAGCCACCACGCTCTTCTGCCTGCTGCACTTTGGGGTAATTGGGCCCCAGAAAGAAGAG CTCATGACTGGCCTCCAGCTCATGAACCCTCTGGCCCAGACCCTCA gATCATCTTCTCAAGCCTCAAGAGATAAGCCTGTCGCCCATGTTGTAG ccGACCCCGCTGCCCAGGGGCAGCTGCAGTGGGAGAAGCGGTTTGCCAATACCCTCCTGGCCAATGGTGTGAAGCTGGAAGACAACCAGCTGGTGGTACCGACTGATGGGCTATACCTCATCTACTCCCAGGTCCTCTTCAGTGGCCAGCGCTGCCCCTCCACCCCTGTGTTCCTCACTCACACCATCAGCCGCCTTGCAGTCTCCTACCCAAACAAAGCCAACCTCCTCTCTGCCATCAAGAGCCCTTGCCAGGGGGACACCTCAGAGGAGGCTGAGGCCAAGCCCTGGTACGAGCCCATCTATCTGGGAGGGGTCTTCCAGCTGGAGAAGGATGATCGACTTAGTGCTGAGATCAACATGCCCAACTACCTGGACTTTGCTGAGTCTGGGCAGGTCTACTTCGGGATCATTGCCCTGTGA